In Panthera leo isolate Ple1 chromosome B3, P.leo_Ple1_pat1.1, whole genome shotgun sequence, a single genomic region encodes these proteins:
- the EXD2 gene encoding exonuclease 3'-5' domain-containing protein 2 isoform X2: MASSSGFCVLVRLPKLIRGGKTLPKTLLDILADGSILKVGVGSSEDASKLLQDYGLVVKGCLDLRYLAMRQRNNLLCNGLSLKSLAETVLNFPLDKSLLLRCSNWDAENLTEDQVIYAARDAQISVALFLHLLGYRFSRNSTLDENDDHMSWREVLEKCRDVVDIPFRSKGVSRLGEEVNGEAAEAQQKPKNKKSKMDGVMPGNHQGRDPRKHKRKPLGVGYSARKSPLYDNCFLHAPDGQPLCTCDRRKAQWYLDKGIGELVSEEPFVVKLQFEPAGRPESPGDYYLMVKENLCVVCGKKDSYIRKNVIPHEYRKHFPIEMKDHNSHDVLLLCTSCHAVSNYYDNHLKQQLAREFQAPIGSEEGLRLLEDPERRQVRSGARALLNAESLPARRKEELLRALREFYDTDTITDEMLQEAASLETRISNENYIPHGLKVVQCHSQGGLRSLMQLESRWRQHFLDSMQPKHLPQQWSVDHNHQKLLRKYGEDLPIKLS, encoded by the exons ATGGCCTCCTCGAGTGGCTTCTGTGTCTTAGTTCGCTTGCCAAAGTTGATCCGTGGCGGAAAAACACTACCAAAAACATTATTGGATATTTTGGCAGATGGcagtattttaaaagttggaGTAGGATCTTCAGAAGATGCCAGCAAGCTGCTGCAGGACTATGGCCTCGttgttaaggggtgcctggaccTCCGGTACCTAGCCATGAGGCAGAG AAACAATTTGCTCTGTAATGGGCTTAGCCTGAAATCACTTGCCGAGACAGTTTTGAACTTTCCACTTGACAAGTCCCTCCTGCTTCGCTGCAGCAACTGGGATGCCGAGAATCTTACTGAGGACCAG GTAATATATGCTGCCAGGGATGCCCAGATTTCAGTggctctctttctccatcttcttgGATACCGTTTCTCTAGGAATTCAACTCTAGATGAGAACGATGACCACATGAGCTGGAGGGAAGTCTTGGAGAAATGCCGGGATGTGGTAGACATCCCGTTCCGAAGCAAAGGAGTGAGCCGATTGGGGGAAGAAGTTAATGGGGAAGCAGCAGAAGCCCAGCAGAAGCCCAAAAATAAGAAGTCTAAGATGGATGGAGTGATGCCAGGCAACCACCAGGGGAGAGACCCCAGGAAGCACAAAAGAAAGCCCCTGGGGGTGGGCTACTCGGCCAG AAAATCACCCCTCTATGATAACTGCTTCCTGCATGCTCCTGATGGACAGCCCCTCTGCACTTGTGACCGAAGGAAAGCTCAGTGGTACCTGGACAAAGGCATTGGAG agCTGGTGAGCGAAGAGCCTTTTGTGGTCAAGCTACAGTTTGAACCTGCGGGAAGACCCGAATCTCCAGGAGACTATTACTTGATGGTTAAAGAGAACCTGTGTGTAGTATGTGGCAAGAAGGACTCGTACATTCG GAAGAACGTGATTCCACACGAGTACCGGAAGCACTTCCCCATTGAGATGAAAGACCACAACTCCCACGATGTGCTGCTGCTCTGTACCTCCTGCCACGCCGTCTCTAACTACTACGACAACCACCTGAAGCAGCAGCTGGCCAGGGAGTTCCAGGCCCCCATTGGCTCTGAGGAGGGTCTGCGGCTGCTAGAAGACCCTGAGCGCCGGCAGGTACGTTCTGGGGCCAGGGCCCTGCTCAACGCGGAGAGCCTGCCTGCTCGTCGGAAGGAGGAGCTGCTGCGAGCCCTCAGAGAGTTTTACGACACAGACACAATCACGGATGAGATGCTTCAAGAGGCTGCCAGCCTGGAGACCAG GATTTCCAATGAAAACTACATTCCTCACGGGCTGAAGGTGGTGCAGTGCCACAGCCAGGGCGGGCTGCGCTCCCTCATGCAGCTGGAGAGCCGCTGGCGTCAGCATTTCCTGGACTCCATGCAGCCCAAGCACCTGCCCCAGCAGTGGTCCGTGGACCATAACCATCAGAAGCTGCTCCGGAAATATGGGGAAGACCTTCCCATCAAGCTGTCGTGA